From Syntrophorhabdaceae bacterium, one genomic window encodes:
- a CDS encoding NADH-quinone oxidoreductase subunit I — translation MKVILPLLKGLRLTFTRVFTKPITYQYPEHKHEVPERWRGIHYFKKNEAGETACVACGLCVKVCPNQCITLEIGEKFDGKRYPLKYEIDPWRCIYCGFCQDACPVNAINLGKDYEQAYYRKEDFVLDMKKLLAMYEDKK, via the coding sequence ATGAAAGTGATCCTGCCGCTCCTCAAGGGTCTTCGGCTTACGTTCACGAGAGTCTTCACGAAGCCCATAACCTATCAATACCCGGAGCACAAGCATGAGGTTCCCGAAAGATGGCGGGGCATACACTATTTCAAGAAGAACGAGGCCGGAGAAACGGCCTGTGTGGCCTGCGGCCTGTGTGTTAAAGTCTGTCCCAACCAGTGCATCACCCTGGAGATAGGCGAGAAATTTGACGGGAAGCGCTACCCGCTGAAATACGAGATCGATCCCTGGCGGTGCATATACTGCGGGTTCTGTCAGGATGCCTGCCCGGTGAACGCCATCAATCTCGGGAAAGACTATGAGCAGGCATATTACCGGAAAGAGGATTTTGTTCTGGATATGAAAAAACTCCTTGCCATGTATGAGGATAAAAAATGA
- a CDS encoding 2Fe-2S iron-sulfur cluster-binding protein codes for MITLKIDGKEIKTEEGKTILEAARDNNIYIPTLCYHENLLPIGSCRLCIVEIDGYEKPMASCTTAAAEGISVTTRSEKLFGMRQEYLRFLLVNHPLDCPICDSAGECRLQDLVFEHKIECVDLAADREPKKAKAYATALIRYSEDRCVLCLRCVHACREVSGRRVLELAGSGIEAAMAPKVPEDCISCGECLSMCPVGALTEQESSLKSRKWQTKRQTTTCPHCGFGCSLDLDVYEDRFITKVVTSPSCLPNRGSLCVMGRFGYDFANNEARLAAPTVKEGAQAVETTLAEAVEATASALTKLDKEGKAIGFVVSSRATNEEAYMISQIGKRFSKSQFGTAGYYHTGKVLETLRRMGIRYPYEYDALSKCDLVVVAGGDLLGNNHLLGNKVREAVKGRGARVAVIDPSATSLTRVSDVWVKVAPGTDALFFNGIASQLIADKKSDPEAQNLDGFSGYAAGGKADAAKGSGADEKSVDRFYALFAAASSVAVIFGTGISSKTESMESLLNLCLVKGVQRTGVVMPIALQSNAVGVLSILPDAVGSGEVLEKAEGLFIYEDDPFHYLGGKGVEESLKKKAFVAACDLFATGTSAYAHVVVPAGSFAEKEGSFVAEDGFMRKVGRAKGSSSPGFEFLRLLLDRLGGGLYRDEAEASTVLFGKEILVKNEGGRAMLKPTDGTAHFASSEKAAPEGSAKPFTLVLRNVFFHHHLAGKGVYSKMVYLQNPAVAGDKLFISPEDAAALGISDGGQVVVESDKGVLQHPATIREGLGRGVLEYRMLRNRQDILKLTDGYGKHIAVTVKKG; via the coding sequence ATGATAACACTCAAGATAGACGGCAAAGAGATAAAGACCGAAGAAGGCAAGACCATACTCGAGGCTGCGCGGGATAACAATATATACATTCCCACGCTGTGCTACCATGAGAACCTTCTCCCCATTGGCTCCTGCAGGCTTTGCATCGTTGAGATCGACGGGTACGAAAAACCCATGGCATCCTGTACTACTGCCGCCGCCGAGGGCATATCGGTGACGACCCGGTCAGAAAAGCTTTTCGGCATGCGTCAGGAGTATCTCAGGTTCCTCCTCGTCAATCATCCCCTTGACTGTCCCATCTGTGATTCTGCCGGCGAATGCCGCCTGCAGGACCTCGTATTTGAACATAAGATAGAATGCGTCGACCTTGCCGCCGACAGGGAGCCAAAAAAGGCGAAAGCCTATGCCACAGCGCTTATAAGATATTCCGAAGACAGGTGTGTCCTGTGTCTGCGGTGCGTTCATGCCTGCCGGGAAGTCTCCGGACGGAGGGTCTTGGAACTCGCCGGTAGTGGAATAGAAGCTGCGATGGCCCCGAAGGTCCCCGAGGACTGCATCTCCTGCGGCGAATGTCTTTCTATGTGCCCCGTGGGCGCCCTCACGGAACAGGAGAGTTCCTTGAAGAGCAGGAAATGGCAGACAAAACGCCAGACAACGACCTGCCCCCATTGTGGTTTTGGCTGTTCACTGGATCTTGATGTCTACGAGGACAGGTTCATAACGAAGGTCGTGACCAGTCCGTCGTGTTTGCCCAACAGGGGTTCGCTGTGCGTGATGGGACGGTTCGGGTATGACTTTGCAAATAATGAGGCGAGACTTGCGGCACCCACCGTCAAAGAGGGTGCTCAAGCGGTCGAAACTACTTTGGCCGAGGCCGTAGAAGCGACCGCATCGGCCCTCACGAAATTGGACAAGGAAGGCAAGGCCATCGGTTTTGTCGTATCTTCGCGGGCGACGAACGAAGAGGCCTACATGATATCGCAGATCGGGAAGAGGTTCTCAAAAAGCCAGTTCGGGACTGCCGGGTATTACCATACGGGTAAAGTGCTGGAAACTTTGCGCCGGATGGGTATCCGCTATCCCTACGAATATGATGCCCTGAGCAAGTGTGACCTGGTGGTTGTCGCCGGCGGCGATCTCCTCGGAAACAATCATCTCCTCGGGAACAAGGTGCGTGAGGCGGTGAAGGGCAGGGGCGCCAGGGTCGCCGTCATTGATCCTTCCGCCACATCCCTTACGCGGGTCAGCGATGTGTGGGTCAAAGTGGCCCCCGGGACAGACGCGCTGTTCTTCAATGGTATCGCTTCACAGTTGATCGCAGACAAGAAGAGCGACCCGGAAGCTCAGAATCTGGATGGTTTTTCCGGTTATGCCGCGGGAGGGAAGGCGGATGCCGCAAAAGGGAGCGGCGCTGACGAGAAGAGCGTCGACAGGTTCTATGCCCTTTTTGCCGCGGCCTCCTCGGTTGCCGTCATATTCGGCACAGGTATCAGCAGCAAGACGGAGAGCATGGAATCCCTTCTGAATCTCTGTCTTGTAAAAGGGGTTCAAAGAACGGGAGTGGTGATGCCTATCGCCCTGCAGTCGAACGCCGTCGGTGTCCTTTCCATTCTGCCCGATGCCGTCGGTTCCGGAGAGGTGCTGGAAAAAGCAGAGGGCCTCTTCATCTACGAAGACGATCCCTTTCATTATCTTGGGGGCAAAGGTGTCGAGGAATCACTGAAAAAGAAGGCATTTGTGGCCGCGTGCGACTTGTTCGCCACGGGCACTTCAGCATACGCCCACGTCGTTGTGCCCGCAGGAAGTTTTGCAGAGAAGGAAGGCAGCTTTGTCGCCGAGGATGGTTTTATGCGGAAGGTGGGACGGGCGAAGGGGAGTTCATCGCCGGGATTCGAGTTCCTGAGGCTGCTCCTTGACCGTCTTGGCGGCGGCCTGTATAGAGACGAGGCCGAGGCCTCGACGGTTCTCTTCGGAAAAGAGATCCTTGTGAAAAATGAAGGTGGCAGGGCGATGCTCAAGCCGACGGATGGCACGGCGCACTTTGCTTCATCGGAGAAGGCCGCACCGGAAGGATCGGCGAAGCCCTTCACTCTTGTTTTGAGGAATGTATTCTTTCACCATCATTTGGCGGGCAAGGGAGTTTACTCGAAGATGGTGTACCTCCAGAACCCCGCCGTTGCAGGAGACAAGCTGTTCATTTCCCCGGAGGACGCGGCGGCCCTGGGAATATCCGACGGCGGCCAGGTCGTCGTTGAATCGGATAAGGGGGTTCTGCAGCATCCCGCCACGATCAGGGAAGGTCTTGGCAGGGGAGTGCTTGAATACAGGATGTTAAGGAACAGGCAGGACATATTGAAACTGACCGATGGATACGGTAAACACATCGCAGTGACGGTTAAAAAGGGTTAA
- the nuoH gene encoding NADH-quinone oxidoreductase subunit NuoH: protein MEPFYTLIEMVVKNIVVVLVLMGFVAYTTLLERKLLGRLQVRLGPNRVGPFGLLQPIADGVKSFFKEDIIPDEADKTLYVLAPGISLFAALSLFAVVPFGGTITLLGREIKLVIADIDTGLLYLLAMATLGEYGVVLGGWASGNKYGVLGALRAAAQMISYEVALGLAVIGTIILAGSLNLREIVAAQDGMWFIVKYPFGFIFYIVAGLAEINRTPFDMPESESELACGFNIEYSSMKFATFMIAEYAHMFTVAAIVTTLFLGGWMGPWLPGPVWFVIKVFVVIFFFIWERGTFPRLRYDHIMHFGWKVLLPLTLLNVVVTAALVALGVL from the coding sequence ATGGAACCGTTCTACACGTTAATCGAAATGGTGGTCAAGAACATAGTCGTAGTTCTCGTTCTCATGGGTTTCGTGGCATATACCACGCTCCTCGAACGAAAGCTTCTCGGCCGTTTGCAGGTGAGGCTCGGGCCGAACAGAGTGGGTCCCTTCGGTCTTCTCCAGCCTATTGCTGATGGTGTCAAGTCCTTCTTCAAGGAAGACATCATACCCGATGAAGCTGACAAGACACTCTACGTCCTGGCACCCGGTATATCACTCTTCGCTGCGCTCAGCCTGTTTGCCGTGGTTCCCTTCGGAGGAACGATCACTCTCCTCGGCAGAGAGATAAAGCTTGTCATCGCAGATATTGATACGGGGTTGCTTTACCTTCTTGCCATGGCGACTCTGGGTGAATATGGCGTCGTTCTCGGCGGGTGGGCTTCGGGGAACAAATACGGCGTGCTCGGAGCATTGCGCGCCGCTGCACAGATGATAAGCTACGAAGTGGCCCTGGGCCTCGCGGTGATCGGAACCATCATTCTTGCCGGGTCGCTGAACCTTCGCGAGATCGTTGCCGCGCAGGACGGAATGTGGTTCATCGTTAAATACCCCTTCGGCTTCATCTTCTACATCGTGGCCGGACTGGCGGAAATCAACAGAACGCCTTTTGATATGCCGGAATCGGAGAGCGAACTTGCGTGCGGCTTCAACATCGAGTACAGCAGCATGAAGTTTGCGACCTTCATGATCGCCGAATACGCGCACATGTTTACCGTTGCGGCGATCGTTACCACCCTGTTCCTCGGAGGGTGGATGGGCCCATGGCTGCCCGGACCGGTATGGTTCGTGATAAAGGTCTTTGTGGTCATCTTCTTCTTCATCTGGGAGAGGGGTACATTTCCACGGTTGAGATACGATCATATCATGCATTTCGGATGGAAGGTGCTCTTGCCTCTTACCCTTCTTAATGTTGTTGTCACCGCCGCCCTCGTGGCACTGGGGGTGCTGTAA
- a CDS encoding NADH-quinone oxidoreductase subunit J, with the protein MIGIGIGFKWFIFVVMALMATGSSLMIVTRKNPIHSALWLIVTFFSVAILYVLLNATFIAVAQVMVYAGAVMMLVLFVIMLIHLEWGAQWKSKLSFAKLMGGIITVMLFLQILAGVFTYGSVGQMGSYSTEKLAELGNTRAVGSLLYGKYVFAFEVASILLLVGIVGAVMLARKRKD; encoded by the coding sequence ATGATCGGCATCGGTATCGGATTCAAATGGTTTATCTTTGTTGTAATGGCCCTTATGGCGACGGGTTCGTCGCTCATGATCGTCACAAGGAAAAACCCTATCCACAGCGCCCTCTGGCTGATCGTGACCTTTTTTTCCGTCGCGATCCTCTATGTACTGCTCAACGCAACCTTCATCGCGGTCGCCCAGGTTATGGTCTATGCCGGGGCGGTAATGATGCTGGTGCTCTTCGTGATCATGCTGATACATCTCGAATGGGGAGCACAATGGAAGTCGAAACTTTCCTTTGCGAAGCTCATGGGAGGGATCATCACGGTAATGCTTTTCCTGCAGATCCTGGCAGGAGTGTTTACATACGGCAGCGTGGGGCAAATGGGCAGCTACAGCACTGAGAAACTCGCTGAACTGGGCAATACGAGGGCGGTGGGAAGTTTGCTGTACGGCAAATATGTGTTCGCGTTCGAGGTTGCCTCGATACTTCTTCTGGTAGGCATCGTCGGGGCTGTGATGCTTGCCAGGAAAAGAAAGGACTAG
- the nuoK gene encoding NADH-quinone oxidoreductase subunit NuoK — protein sequence MLPEIPQTLYYLLSAVLFTVGAVGVITRRNAIVIFMCIELMLNAVNLSFITSGSFLNSLDGTIFVIFIMAVAAAEAAVGLAIFVLIFRLKGTVHVDDFNLLKG from the coding sequence ATGTTGCCCGAGATACCGCAGACCCTCTATTACTTGCTCTCGGCGGTGCTGTTCACCGTGGGAGCGGTGGGTGTCATCACGCGGCGGAATGCGATCGTGATCTTTATGTGCATCGAACTCATGCTGAACGCCGTTAACCTGAGCTTCATAACCTCGGGAAGTTTTCTCAATTCCCTGGACGGGACCATCTTCGTTATCTTCATTATGGCCGTTGCGGCGGCGGAGGCGGCGGTGGGGCTCGCCATATTCGTGCTCATATTCAGGTTGAAGGGCACGGTACACGTTGACGATTTTAATCTGCTTAAGGGCTAA